In Chrysemys picta bellii isolate R12L10 chromosome 4, ASM1138683v2, whole genome shotgun sequence, the sequence GCACTTGGTTCTAAGATTCAGGACtactgggttctagtcctggctctgcctgtGAATCGCCCACGGGGCAAGTCCGCTCACCCCTTTGTATCTCAgatacagggctggctctaggcaccagcgttccaagcatgtgcttggggcagcactctgttttgttttttgattgcttggggcggcaaaaagcctggagccagccctgctctgatATAAAGCAGGGATAACACCACCTCCTGGGAGGGCAGGGTTGAGAGTCTACACTGATGAGCATTTTAAAACACACTTTGGGGTTCTCACTGAGCACTGCCCGGGAAGTGAAAAGAATCATCATTCGGTCGTAGTCGTTAGCGTCAGTGGGCAAAATGGATCTGGATTTCTCAACACTAACAGCCAATCTCTGTGCTGATCTACTCCCCATGCAAACTCACTGGAGTCAAAGAGACACACCTTggtgccactgaagtcactgggtttGGAGAGGGTGTAAATCAGAGAATAACTAGCCCCCTGAGCAAAGGACTAATTTACTCTTCGCATTGTGATCACACCTAGGAGCCTCAGTCCTCTCAAAACAGCAGCTCAAcgtgcagtcaaaaaagcaatcagaacattgggaatcattaggaaagggatagataagaaaatatagtggcattatgacattttctataaatccatggcacacctGCACCTttaatactgcgtgcagttcgaGTTGCTCCCATATcacaaaagatatattagaactggaaaaaaatacagagaagggcaacggaAATTATTAGAGTATGAAATagcttccaaatgaggagaaaTTAGAAAGACTGCGactattcagcttagaaaagagatgactaagaggggatctGATAGAGAGCTATAAAGTCATGcctggtatagagaaagtgaacagggaagtgttatttaccccttcaccttACACATAAactaagggtcacccaatgaagttaataggcagcacctttaaaacaaacataaggaagtatttgttCATACAATGCccaggaactcattgccaggggatgttgtgaaggccaaaagtataactgggtttaaaaaagaattaggtaagttcacataggataggtccattaatggctcttagccaagatggtcagggatgcaaccctatgctctgggtgtccctaaacctctgactgccagaagccgggactggatgacagtacatggatcacttgataattgcccgggtctattaattccctctgaagcatctggcaccatccactgttggaagacaggatacggggctacatggaccattggtttgacccagtatggccattcttatgtaatgtCATAGATCAGGACCCCCACTGTGCTGGGCgcagtacaaaaaaaaaagaacaaaaaaaggtCCCTTCCCCCAAAGGCTTACAATCGAAGTAAATACCACACACCAGTACATGTGTGCCTTCTATCAGATGCCATTCACTGGGTAGGCCAATCCACCTGTACTTCTGCAAGCCTTCTTTTAATTCGGGTTCCCTAGTTCCTGTTGCTCAGGCCCATGTTTACTGGGCCAATGCCTTCTTTCCCCAGGGTGCCCCTGAGGAGACACAAATCCCTGCGGAAAATCCTGAGGGAGCATGGGCAGCTGTCCAAATTCTGGAAGGCCCAGAAACTGGACATGATCCAGTACACAGAAGATTGCTCCGCCGTCCCAGAAACTAATGAGCCACTCATCAACTACCTGGATGTAAGTTACACAGCAAGGGGTGGCGGGGAGGCAGCACTGGGGGCACTGCTTTGCAGAAATCACTGAAAAGCAACACAGGAAGCAGAGAGCGCACATTATTTTGCATGAACAGCCTTGAATGCCCTACATCCTGACCCTTGAGTTCAGCTCCTGTTAAACAGAGTCTGAGCAAAGCCAACAATAATACAATAGTGTGCCATAGTTATCTGTCTGCCCGACTTTTTACTGGTCTTTTGTCCTGTAGGTATGTGACTTGTGAATGTAATGTTGATCCCATACAAAGGTCTCCATTCAgtgtatattatacacacacacacacacacaaatcccacTTTTCTCCTAATCTTCTGGGCATGAAGCTAGTGACAGTAGCCTAGAGCCAAGAACCAAAATCCCCTCCAAAACTAAAATACAATCATACAAGTAGAGCAGGGTCCAAGCCAGAAGGTTTAGACCCAGAGACCAACTTTCCCAGTGGTTGGGGGTATTTCCCGGATCTGAGGTCTTAGTCTGGCCTGTTATAGTGTCAGTGGTTGTGACATTTGGTTCTAAGCATTCCTAAAGTTCAGGACATGTTTGGATCTTTATGGGGATTCTGCTCAGGCCTGTTCCCGTTCCTGCCGATGCCCGTGGGAACTGGGCCACTGAGATTGTCGGGAGCAGGCCGGAGTCCACAATCATTGTCCATTTTCATTCTGGATTTGTTACTATTTTTCTAGGCTCTTGCTGTATCTGGCTCCCGCTTTCCCCCTAGCATCATGCTGCAGTATCCCCCGCATGGTGTCAGCCATTCCAGAAACAAAGTCAGCCCATTGCAAACATCCATCCCATAGCTATCCCCCTGGAGCTTGGCTCTGCTGCGGTTTCCCATGGTGCCTATGCCTGTTGCTTTGCTCTTTGTCTAGATGGAGTATTTTGGACAGATTTCTATTGGGACCCCTCCTCAGAATTTCACAGTGTTATTCGACACTGGCTCCTCCAATCTCTGGGTTCCATCCATCTATTGTGTCAGCAAAGCCTGTGGTAAGTAGCGATTCCGCAGCTGTATATTGCTCCTGGACATTGGCTGGGGCAGAGTAGAGAGACTGGGCCTGACTCTCCACTCAGCACCAAAGTAAATCAAGAGAAAATCAAGTGAAGTCCGTGGAGATAGACCACTGTAAATGTGGGGGAAAGGGGCAATCAGCCTTGAGGTGCTTAGAGAAATTCCCCTCTTCATGGGCACCTTACTAGCTTCGCTGAGCCACTGCTTGGCAAATGCAGGCACAATTCAATATGTTCCGAAAGAGCACGAAGTGAATGCACCAGCATGGAACCCAGACCATCTGCTCTGAAATCAACCAATAGGAAAAAGGGATGTAACAAAAACGGAACCCCTTTGTCATGCACACTGTGTGTTAGGtcctaagaaaaagaaaaatacatctgTTTTGTTACAAGCTCATTGCATGTGATTGCAATGGTACCAGGCAGCCATCCTGGAAACTACAGGTTAATCGAGACTGCAGCCTTAGTTCTGGGCAGCAGTCCCAGGAATTCAGCTTCGTCGAACACTTGGTGCTGgttctgggcagctgcagcagcgGTATTTTCCGGGTAATAGGCTGTGCTCAAGGATCTGGGCCAGTGGCGCTGCAGCTTTCAAGAGTGGGTTGATCAGTAGGCAGGCTCCTAAGGAGACAGATCATTGCACAACACATGTGTATTGTGCCTCAGAATTTCTGTCTTTGCCGGACACCAGATGAGGGAGCGATAGATTATTGGGACATGGATCAGTTAATGTATAATTCCTTAGCAGCCAGGGAAAGGTCAAAGGAGCCTCAAAGGGTTgtgttgttgtgtgtgtgtgtgtgtgggggaggaggggttgtccATTTTGTCTAATTATAGACGTTGGCTCCACTCCCAGTTAAGACTCTCAGGTGGGCCTGGGATACTTACAACTGATCTTGCGCAAGTGGCCACTCTGATTCCGAGTGTCCAGCCATAATGGGTATCAGGCtggacacccaaaaatggagggaCCCCAAATCAATGAACACTTTTCATAGGGTTGGCCCTAGTCATGACAACTCGGTGCAACATGAAAcattgaaaatatatttataaagaactGAGAATTGTGTGGAGAAATCACTTACTGGACTATGTGGAGACCAGGATTCCCTTTTACTCCAACCCACTGCTTAGCACAGGAAAGGAgttagggagggaggaggaataggTGGCTTTATGCCACCCTTTGCTCTCATTGTAGCCCATgatataaattagagcagccaaaGGGCTGCTCTAATCTATACTCCACTTCCAATAGCCCCCTCCTCTCTGAGGGCTCAGGGAAGCAAAAAATACTCCGGAGTGCAGCTATTCTCTGCCTAAGCCtcctacactgggggtgggactGGAAGAGGAGCTGGCTTAGTGCTGTTCTGGTAGCAATACACCACTGCCTGGGTGTATTCACCAGGGCCTGCTTCTACCCTTTCTACTACTCCTTTATGATCTCAGAGTGGAAGAGAGCATCAGGCCTAGGGTTTAagtaggcaagtcactttccctctcttgtgtctcaatttccccagctgtaaaatggggataataatactgactTCCCtgtctcacaggagtgttgtgaggataaattaggCAACTATTGCACAGTGATTTGAAAACTTAAAGTGCTATCAAGTTCTTGCAATAATATGTTTACTTGCAGCACTTTATGCAGCCATTAGATGACTCCATATCTAGCATAGAGTTCCATATGGGTAGTGGTGATTGGTGTAAACAGAACACAATGCTGGAACTCAAGCTCTGTGGAAACCTGTTTCTTTAGGTCTACAAgttgtagctgttttctttaatgAACCACTCTTCTTTAAGACAAACTGTAACTGGATATATGACGGTGCTAAGAATTATTATTCTTTGTAATAAAGAAAATACATCTCTAAATGCTCACATTTTGCTAGAGCTCTTTTATTTACAAGTTAACCTGACCATTCCATTGCATAGAGTAATTTCAATTGcctcattttttttctgtgtttggacagaacctagcacaagggggtcctAGTTCACAGctagagctcctaggtgctacagttaTGCAAGCAATAACAGAGGCATCTTGTTTTACTACAGCTGTGCATTCCAGATTTCACCCATCAGATTCCAGCACCTACAGTGAAGTTGGGACTCCCTTCTCGATTCAGTATGGGACTGGTAGTTTGTCGGGAATCATCGGATCAGATCAAGTCACTGTGAGCAGAGTTTGGTTTTCtttagaaaaattaaaaaggttctaCTCCCATTTTCTCTCCTGTCCATGGCACTGTGACTGCAGGACATTATTTGGTCACCATGTGAGCCCATCTCCCATTGTTCTTTCCTGGTAGGGCACTATGACTGCAGAACCTTTCCTGGTTCAGCTCCcaaggaagtcagtgggaatggaGGGCATTCTGCACTTCGAGGGAGGTGCTCAGaacattgcaggattgggtcctccGGCCATGCCTGTTGTAAATGAGTGGATTCCTCACCCCACTCctgacaccacacacacacacacacacacacttacaactGATACAACTAAACCCCACTtatccaccccttctccccaagggTGCCTTCATTCTTCATGAAAATAACCAAGACCTAAGGCAGGACTCAGCTTACAAACATGAGCATTAGCCCCCTAACGCCCTTCGGAGTGGGCTGATCAGAATTTCTACCTGCAGGAACTCCTGCCTTTCTCTTTAGCTCGCTGCAGAGTAAACTTTGAACTTTTATGTGCTTGCTTGGAGCCAATGAGACATACCTCATCTAATTACCAAGATGAGTCAGCATAATCGCTTTGCACTTCACAACAAGGTGCTACACGCTGAAAACCTTCCTTTCCTGTTCTCTCCTGTTATGACACCATGACCTGGCCTCCAGAAGACCAAATTCTTCCTATTCTTTCCTGCTGTGGCACCATGAGCGGCCCGTTGCTGCGGCTTCTGATGAAAGGTCAGGAACAATAAGTAGCTTTTCTTTCCCCTCCAGGTTGAAGGCATCACTGTCAGCAACCAGCAGTTCGCAGAGAGCGTCAGCGAGCCAGGAAACACTTTTCTGGATGCTGAGTTTGATGGGATTCTTGGACTGGCCTATCCGTCGCTGGCTGTGGATGGGGTTACCCCTGTGTTTGATAACATGATGGCACAAAATCTAGTGGATCTGCCAATATTCTCAGTCTACATGAACAGGTGTGAACACGATTCTGTACAAAATGGGCTACGGCCTGATGGTCAGGCCTTGTTCTCAAGGGAATTGGGAACAGGCTGGGCCCAAAGAGGGCTGTTAAAACAGGAATGGGTtttttacttagattgtaagctttctggggcagagactgtctctttgttctgtttgtacaacgCCTGgtgcaatggggtcctggcccatgactggggttcccaggCACTATCCCAATACAAAGAATGAACAACAACATGAAGTATTTTGGGGAGAAAACTAATGGATTACTGTAGTTTAAAGAGCTATGTGCACAGTAATAGGATTATATAATGTGAAATGCTTCTGCTAATGGAAAACCCGGATGTACCAAATCCTCTTTTCTCCAGGAACCCGGATTCCTCTGTCGGGGGAGAACTATTATTTGGTGGCTTTGATCCGTCTCATTTCAGCGGGACTCTGAACTGGGTACCAGTCACTAAACAGGGATACTGGCAAATCCAATTAGACAAGTAAgtgtctgtgtggggtggggattcCCCGCAATggcggctggggtgggggtggcactGGGTGAGCACAGATTAGAGGTAAACTGTGTAACCGTTAAACCCTGTCAATTCACAACAGCAGCAATCCAAAGCCACTCATCCCCTAAGCTACATGCACTCTCCCAGGACCTCGGTGCCATGATCAATCAATGGACAAAGGGATTCACTTAGGAAAAAGGATGCTCCCAAACCTCCTGCCTTCTCTGGCTCTTGAACAGAGACAAAGGATGGTCCTGTGCTTAGGACACTAGCCTGGAGCATGGAAGAaccaattcccagctctgtcacacactccctgtgtgaccttgagcaaatcacgtTGTCTTCCGTACCCCAGTTCCCCATATATAAAGTGAAGATAATAGtccttccctgcttcccaggggtgttgtgaggtgcccagatactacagagactgtgtgtggggggtgtcacaTGAGCACGTAACAGACAGAATTGCATCTTATGTTTTGAAAACCATGTCTGTACTGAACTAGGTTTTCCTCCCGTCTAGGGTCAGTTTTCAAAACATGCTCAGTACCAGATTTCCACAGCACACAGCCTCCAGGATGACACTCGTGGGCAGAttttcaatagctctcagcacccaACATGCCTGGCTCTTGCAAAAAGCTGGCCAGCATTGGGGAATGAAAAACAGAAATGTTCTCTCAAAAATAGACTTAAAGAGCCCAATATACGTACCTTGTTGATTCTTCATCTCTGCCTAGAAGCAATGTAATGTCCTAGGGTTTCTCCAGAGACCTTAaccaaagaaaatgtaaaatatttaagGAAAAGCCTCACTTATATTTTATGTACATGATTTAAAGTAGCTAAAGTCTCCATTATTGATCAGCAGCCACAAGAATCCAACTTTAATATAACCTGCAAGGCATACATGTAACACACTTGCAAAGGGCAATTTGTCCCCACCTAGTGGCTGGGCCAAAC encodes:
- the CTSE gene encoding cathepsin E, whose amino-acid sequence is MKRLILLMLCLWLANGLQRVPLRRHKSLRKILREHGQLSKFWKAQKLDMIQYTEDCSAVPETNEPLINYLDMEYFGQISIGTPPQNFTVLFDTGSSNLWVPSIYCVSKACAVHSRFHPSDSSTYSEVGTPFSIQYGTGSLSGIIGSDQVTVEGITVSNQQFAESVSEPGNTFLDAEFDGILGLAYPSLAVDGVTPVFDNMMAQNLVDLPIFSVYMNRNPDSSVGGELLFGGFDPSHFSGTLNWVPVTKQGYWQIQLDNIQVGGTVAFCAEGCQAIVDTGTSLITGPSKEIKEMQNYIGAVPTDGEYAVECNNLNVMPDVTFTINGIPYTLSPQAYTLMDNSDGMAFCTSGFQGLNMQPPAGPLWILGDVFIGQFYSVFDRGNNRVGLAPVVP